Part of the Loxodonta africana isolate mLoxAfr1 chromosome 15, mLoxAfr1.hap2, whole genome shotgun sequence genome is shown below.
AATGAATTCCCAAGCGCAGGGGAACGGCGTCTTGAATTCCAGGGATGCTGCAAGACACACAGCTGGAGCCAAACGCTATAAGTACCTGAGAAGGCTTTTTCGTTTTCGGCAGATGGACTTTGAGTTTGCTGCCTGGCAGATGCTTTACCTGTTTACCTCCCCACAGAGGGTTTATAGGAACTTTCACTATCGAAAGCAGACGAAGGATCAGTGGGCCCGAGACGACCCTGCCTTCTTGGTCCTGTTGAGTGTCTGGCTGTGTGGTAAGTGTTGGTTTACCTGCAGTAGAATTGATGAACACACGGAGTATGTCAGATTGGACTTGTCTTTCGGGAGAGCTTTGGTTATAAATGCATTGTGGGTCAGAATTTGGGGATATTTGGAGCTTCTTCCTAAAGCCCCGAAAAATCTCGTAGGAAAGAAGGTTGTATTCTTCCTGATTCTGGAGGTCTCAAACAGACAATGCCAGAGAATGAACTTAACCTCAGCTCTTTTCCAAGCAGGGGCAGATTCACTCTATGTCTTTTAACTACTATGATCAGTAAAGTGATACCCAAATGCCACCTTGCTGTGAAGAGGACTCCTGAGGCTGCAAATGGCATTTCACCATCAGGCAAACCTGGAGTGACGGTTCTGACAGACTGCTGTGAACTTGAGACGCTACTTTTAAGTTCTCCAGCAGGGTGGTGAAAGAGTTCTAGCTACCCTCAGGGTGTTGAAGTAGCTAAGATTGTTGTCCCTTTAATTGGACTTAAAATATGCCAGTGCTTTCTCTCAACTGGTGCTGTACTCGGTGCTGGGTGAACTGCCAGGCAAGGGTCCTCCTCAGTAAGCTTAAAACATCTCCGTGGCCATTCTGTGTTCAAAGATGGAATGAATTTCTACATCAGTTACTTACATACAACACATCTTTGGGGTTTTGTTTACATGTCTGTCTCCTCCACTGGACTGTGGACATCTGGAGGGCAGGGGCTGTGCCCCTTCCCCCGGAACCTAGCACAGCACCTGAATGAATCTTGTAAATCTTTCTTTCAGTGTCCACTATAGGATTTGGCTTTGTGCTGGACATGGGATTTTTTGAGACGATAAAGCTTCTCCTTTGGGTTGTGTTCATAGATTGTGTAGGCGTTGGTCTTCTCATATCAACTTTAATGTGGTAAGTACCATAATTTTGGTTTTTCAGCTACTTCTGGAGCACCTCCATTCCGTTCAGAGATGGTTGATGGAAATTGAAACCAAAATAGATTAATTTACAGGAGTAATTGTACCTGCCAAGATTATTATAACTTGTACCCTGTGTTGGTACCTCTGTCAGAAAATATTCTGAGGGATGGGTTATATTGTCAAAGTACAGCAAAGAACTGAAATAATGATTATATCATACTAATGAAATCCCTGATTTTGGAAAA
Proteins encoded:
- the UNC50 gene encoding protein unc-50 homolog isoform X4 — protein: MVLPLQKMLPSISMNSQAQGNGVLNSRDAARHTAGAKRYKYLRRLFRFRQMDFEFAAWQMLYLFTSPQRVYRNFHYRKQTKDQWARDDPAFLVLLSVWLCVSTIGFGFVLDMGFFETIKLLLWVVFIDCVGVGLLISTLMWFISNKYLVKRRSRDYDVEWGYAFDVHLNAFYPLLVILHFIQLFFINHVILTDTFIGYFIGNTLWLIAIGYYIYVTFLGYSVQSEVRGRVGPTSAPSAVSVKWWRVPVKSVNNSSL
- the UNC50 gene encoding protein unc-50 homolog isoform X5, whose protein sequence is MVLPLQKMLPSISMNSQAQGNGVLNSRDAARHTAGAKRYKYLRRLFRFRQMDFEFAAWQMLYLFTSPQRVYRNFHYRKQTKDQWARDDPAFLVLLSVWLCVSTIGFGFVLDMGFFETIKLLLWVVFIDCVGVGLLISTLMWFISNKYLVKRRSRDYDVEWGYAFDVHLNAFYPLLVILHFIQLFFINHVILTDTFIGYFIGNTLWLIAIGYYIYVTFLGYSE